The genomic region CTGAAAAAACATCCAGTTATTAGTTCTGCAGAACCCAATGAAAACTGGCTTTGGTGCTATGTCGATGAAGTATATACAAAATATTAAATATAATTACTTTCGTTGATATTATTATTTTGAAAGATATTGATGTACGGAAGAAATCACCACGGAACCTTCCCCTACAGCAGAAGCAACCCTTTTAACCGATCCACTTCTAATATCCCCCACCGCATACACGCCAGCCACGGAAGTCTCGAAAGCGGAGGCATTGGAATCTGCCTTTTTATCCGTATAAATAAATCCTTTATCATCTAAGCAGATTTTATCACTCAACCAACTGGTATTCGGTACAGCGCCGATCATAATAAACAATGCCTTGGTTTGAATCTCTTGGTATTCCCCCGTTTTATTATTGACTAGTTTTATGCTTTCCAGACTATCATTCCCATTTAAGGCACAAATTTCTGAATGTGTCAATAAATCGATACGATCGTCTTTTTCAATTCTATCCGTTAAATAAGAAGACATTGTAGCGCTTAAACCATCCCCTCGCACCACCACATAGACATGATTTGCAAATCCGCATAAAAACATGGCTGCTTGTCCGGCAGAATTACCGCCTCCTACTACTACTACTACGTTGCTATCGATACAATATTTTGCTTCCAGATCTGTTGCTGCATAATAAATTCCACGATTCTCGAAATATTCCAAACGATCTATGGGCAAACGTCTATACTGAACTCCATTGGCAAGAATAACGGATTTTCCACGTACACAGCGTTCATCATTTAGGCCTAAATGAAAGATTTCTTCCTCTTTTGTTAAACTGATGGCTCTTCGCGGAGTTGTTATGCGCGCTCCAAACTTTATAGCTTGTATTTCCCCTTTATAGGCCAATTCTCCTCCAGAAACACCAGTAGGAAACCCAAAATAATTTTCAATTTTAGAGGAGGTTCCTGCTTGGCCTCCAATGGCGGTATCTTCCACTACCAATACCTTTAAACCTTCACTTGCCCCATAAATGGAAGCTGCCAGACCCGCAGGGCCAGCACCCACTATGAGCACATCGAAAAGAGTGTCGGTATCAGAAACTAAATCTAAGCCCAGCGCCCCGGCAAGGTCTAATGGATTGGGATCGCAAAGTACTGTGCTATGGCCGATAACAACTACTGTTTCCGCCTTAGGAACATTACATTGCTGTTTGAGTTCACTCAGACTTTCAGAGTCACTCTCGTCGATAAATCGGAATGGAATTTTACTTCGACTTACAAATTCTATGAGTTGTGTTGTTCCTTTTCGGTTTTCCTTCCCTATAATAACCACCCCTCCTTCGCCCCATTGCATAAGCAAACGGCGTCTTGCCGCAAAAGCATTTACAACAGCATCGCCGATTTCGGGATTTATCCTAACTAGATTTGTTATTTTATCTTGAGGTATTTTTAGAAGTACGGCATCTTCCGCAGCAATACCGGCAAGAAAAGTTTTCTGCCCCATTAGCATTCCTATTTCCCCTAAAAAATGACCTTCCTTAATTTGCACGACCGTTTTATCGTTGGAGCGATCTACAATATTTACCGCTCCTTTTTTTACATAGGCAAAATCATAACAATCTTGACCAACATCAAACAAAATGTCGTCTTTGGAAAGACTTACTTCTTCGCTATGTTTTTCTATAAGCCGTAAAAAAGACTCAGAAAGTTCAGGATATGCTTCCCTGCTTAAAGGGTTTTGGTCTCGCGAAGTGCGGAGTTCAGGATTTTTCACAGGTTCTTCAGTTTAAATAAGTGATTTTAAATACATCAACCTATTGACTAAAGATACTGAATTTAAAGGGACAGAACTAGCGTACTTTTTCACTCATTTCAAGAAAACTTACCTCTTCTTGTTCTCCAGAAATCATGTTTTTAAGTGTATAGGTTTCTTCTTCCATTTCTTTAGTTCCAGCAAGAACCACAAATGGTATTTTTCGCTTATTGGCGTAATTCATTTGTTTTTTCATCTTGGCATCATCCGGATACAATTCTGCTTTGATACCATTTTGCCTCAGCTTTTTAACAGCCTTCATACCATACATGGCTTCTTTCGTACCGAAGTTTATAAATAGAACTTTGGTGTTTTCAGTAATTTCAGCGGGGAATAAGTTGAGTTCCTCCAAAACCAAATAAATTCTATCCAAACCAAAGGAAATCCCTACTCCACTTACATTTTTAAGTCCGAAAATCCCCGTAAGATCATCATAGCGGCCACCACCGCCGATGGATCCCATTTTAACTTCTTTGGGCGCCGCTACTTCGAAAATAGCCCCTGTATAGTAATTGAGTCCGCGCGCCAAAGTAACATCGATATCCAGCACAGCCTGTTCGAGGCCTAAATCGGCAATGGCATCGATAATAAAATTTAGTTCTTCCACTCCTTTCATTCCCTCTTCAGAGGAAGCTAAAAGAGCCGACAAACTCTCTAATTTATCTTTATTACTCCCTTGAAAAGAAAATAGTGGTTGTACCTTTTCAATGGCTGTTTCACTAATTCCTTTCTCCAGCATTTCATTTTTTACCCCTTCTTCTCCAATCTTATCCAGCTTATCTAAGGCCACAGTAAAATCTATAAGCTTATCCTTAGCTCCAATAACTTCGGCTATTCCTGAAAGGATTTTACGATTGTTCATTTTAATGGTAATACCTTTCAGACCCAATTCATTAAAAACAGCGTCGTATAATTGCACAAATTCCACTTCCTGCCATAAAGATGTAGAACCCACCACATCTGCATCACATTGAAAAAACTCTCTAAATCTTCCCTTCTGCGGACGATCTGCACGCCATACCGGCTGAATTTGGTAGCGTTTAAAAGGCAATTCAATTTCATTTTGATGCATGACTACATAACGGGCAAATGGAACGGTAAGATCGTAACGTAGCGCTTTTTCTGAAATTTTGCTAGTTAAGGCCAGCGCATCTTTCTTAGTGTACAGATCATCACTAACTTTCGACAAAAAGTCGCCAGAATTCAATATTTTAAATATCAACCGATCACCTTCATCACCATATTTACCCATTAAGGTTTCTGAATTTTCAAAACTAGGAGTTTCTATAGGTAGAAAACCAAAGACTTCAAAATGCCTTTTAATAGCATCCATAATATAATTTCTTTTGGTCACCTCTACGGAAGTGAAATCCCTGGTTCCTTTTGGTATACTCGGTTTTTGCGCCATTTTTATTTTCTGGGTTTTGGGTTTCTGGTTTTGTTTTTCAGTTTCAGCTTATTAATGAGGGCAATACAAAGCTCCATTGCGGGCTTCGATTCCCGAAGCTTCGGAACAGCCCGACACTAAATAAGAACTAATTAAAACAACTATTAATAACTTTGAATTTTCAATTATTCTATTTCAATAATATCATCAAAGTAGCGAAATAATTCACCTTTGGTTATTACGGCTCCTTTTTCGATGAGTTGAAACTTATCTTTATTCTTATCTTCTGAATAGGCCTTTTTGGCCGTCATCATATCCACGGCGTCGGTAAGGAAATTTTTTTTAAACCACTCAAAACCGGGCTCTGTAGTTAAATCTACCCCCGGTTGATGAACCCTAACCGCAATAAGCGACATTTCTTTTTCAGCTAAATGAAACAAATGCATCTCCGTGGCGGTAATATTTTCTAAATAAGCTACCTTCCCAAGCACTCCTTCCCATACTAAATCGCTAAAAACATCTATCTCGTCTTCAGCAACATTCGGCTTTTCTTTTTTAATAGTTTCCCATTCATCTGCAGTTATGGATTGTGCTGCCAGAAAGTTTATAAACTCTGGGTGCATTTCTTCCAACTGCTCTTTTGTAAGTCTTCTATACTTCACCTAACAAATTTTTCCTTTTGAATTTTAATTTTGCAAAAATAACAAAGGCTATGCGGAGTGCATAGCCTTTTGTAATAAATTTATGTTTTAGGCTAAAACCTAATAACTTAGTTGAAAATGTAACGCAATCCTACTTGTGCTTGCCATCTGGAGTTAATATCTGAAGATGGAATAAAAGTTTCTGTCAAACTAGGATCGAAACTATAAGTTGGAACATTATTAGCATCTATCTCAGTAACAGCGATTGGGTTAACGTTTCTAGGGGTCTCAACAACACCCCAGTTTGAATTTAGCATGTTACCAAAGTTTAATACATCGATACTAAACTGAATGGTATTGGTTTTGTCCCCAGCCACCTTAAAATTGAAATCTTGTAGGATTTTAAGATCGATACGGCTTCTCCATGGAGACAATGCACCATATCTTTCCATATAACCCCCTCTATTCTCGCTAAGGTATTCATCTTGTTGAATATAACCTTCGTAAGCGGCCGCTTGGGCTTCTGGAGCTATAGGCCCTTGATCATCGAACCTCATTTGTTGTACTTCTTCAGACGTTGGAATATAAATAAGGTCGTTATTCTGGAAAGAACTATCGTTATTTATGTTACCAGCGTAGGTGTAATTAAATCTTCCTCCTTGAGCAAATTCTCCAAAAGCAGAGATCGTGGTAGCCCATTTATCTTTACCATAAGAGAATCTTTTGGAAACAACCCCAATAAATCTATGAGTATCTCCATATCTGGAATTAGAAAGAACTGCACGGTTTGCATCACCCACAACAGGATTGAAATCGAAAGCATCTCCCGTAATTTCCGCTTCAATAGAGTTTACATCTTTAGCATCTAAATAGTTATAAGCTAAACTCGCGAAGAACCCACTATTGAAGAATTTTTGTGCCTTAAATGTTGCGTTCCATACTCTACCCTCATCATTATTTGTTAACACATATGCATTATTTCCTTTATCGGAATTAGCATAATATTCGCGGTTATCCCCTGGGGCATTTAAATTCTCGCTTGGGTCCATTAACCCCCAGTTCTGTACGTGGATTCCATTTACATCTTTTGTATAAGAAACATCAGTCGTTAAAACCAATCCATTTTCAAATTTATAGTCAGCTCCTAAACTATTTCTCCATACTTGTGGCCATTTAAAATCGGGGTCTACTACTTGATAGAAGAAAAAGTCTACCCCTTGCACTTGGTTTCCTAACCATACAAATGGAAATCTACCCGTGAATATACCTGATCCTCCACGGATTTTAAAGGAATTATCCCCTTTAACATCCCAGTTAAAACCTAATCTTGGTGAAATTAAGAAATCATTATTTGGTAATTCTAAGGAATTAAGTGTAGTCTCCTGTTTAGTTTCCGGATCGAAATAAACGATCTCTGGCATATAAGTCCCCTTACGGTCAATATTTTCTTGAATTTTATCTTTTGTATCGAAATACAATGGTTTATCAAATCTAACTCCGTAGGTAAGCTTGAAATCGTCTGTAATATTCCACTCATCCTGTGCATAGAAAGAAAGTTGACCAACATTCGTTTCAGCTAGAGACCATCCATCAGAAGCGTTTAAAGCATCAAAAGTTCCTTGTGCACCTTGAATTAGGTTATCAATTAAACCTCCTGGTTGTGCGTTATCCAAAAACTCTTGTACGTTATTAAAGTTTCTAACCTCTCCATTAATATCAAACCCAAATGTTCCTCCGTAATAACCTAAATTAAAACTATTGTCAAACTCAAATTTCTCCATCGAAAAACCAACTGTTAGGTTATGGTCCCCCAAAAAGATATTGGTATTGTTGGTTATTTGATAAACTTTTTGATCTAGAGTATTATTAATTGAAAAAGGTTCGTGACCAGCAACAATGTAATTTGCACCATTTTGCTCAATTAAAATACTAGGAGCTGGCGTGGATAAAGGATCTCTAAAATCATCGAAATGAGTATACCCCGACTGTAATTTATTCACAACTTTATCAGAAATTGTAGAGTTTAACTCCAGTTGGAATGATTGGATATTATTATTGATTCTGTATCCCGAATTCTCAAATTGTAAAGTAGAAGCGCTTGGCCCTCTTATACCCAATGCTGTTGGATGCGCAGGCTTCTCTTTGTAGGCATCTAAAAAGTTATAAATAAAAGCCAAACGGTTACTATCATTAATATTCCAATCTAACTTTAAAATCCCTTTTGTAGATTCCGCTCCAAAAGTAAAACCTTCATATCTACCTGTATCATAACCAAGACCCGCCAAAGCGTCTTGTACCATAATTAAATCATTTTCACTAACTCGGGATTCATTTACAGCACCAGAACCTGTATTTGGAATAAAACCAAAGGTACCTAAGTCTGTTCTTTCATCTTTTTCGAAGTTTGCAAAAAAGAATAATTTGTCTTTTACTATTGGCCCTCCAATACTAATTCCGTATTGATTTTGTTCCAATTTAGGTTTGATAACATCCTCACCATTAACTTTTCCTCCTGTAAGGTCTTCATTTCTAAAGAAACCGTAAACGGTACCGTAGAATTCGTTAGTACCACTTTTAGTTACGGCGTTTACAGAAGCTCCTGTAAAACCAGATTGAGTAACATCGTAAGGAGCAATAGAAACTTGAATTTGTTCAATAGCATCCAATGAAATTGGCTGAGAATCAGTTTGACCACCTGGAGTAGCTGCATCCAAACCAAATGGATTATTGAATATAGCACCATCTAAAGAGAAGTTGTTAAATTGATCATTTCGTCCACCAAAAGAACCATCACTAGCAGCCGAAGGCTCTAAACGTGTAAAGTCTTGAGCAGATCTAGAAATTGTTGGCAATCTAGTTAATTCCCTACGACCAACACTTGTTTCTGCACCGGTGCGATCGCCATCGAAAGTACCACTGCTATCTCCAGTAACAACCACTTCGTCTAATTGCTGACTATCGTCTGCCATCACTACGTCTAATTCTGTAGTCTGACCTAAGTCTAAGTAAACATCTGTAATTTCCTGTGTTTGAAAACCTATGTAAGAAATGGTTACCGTATAAGGCCCACCAATTCTAAGGTTTAATAAGTTAAAACGTCCATCGAAATTGGTTGCGCCACCATACTTCGTCCCTGTAGGTGTGTGTATGGCAACCACACTCGCCCCCGGTAAAGGTTCATTTTGAGTATCGACAACGATACCCTTGATGTTGGCCGTAGTAACTTGTGCAAGTCCTGCGTTTGCGGCAATTACGACAAACAATGTAAATAGAAGTAGTTTCTTCATTGTTAATAAGTTAATTGTTGTAAGATTAAATTTGCGTTCGCGGCAAAAATACAAACAAAAAGGTCGCTTTTTCAAGCGACCTTTAACAATTTATTAACGAAGAAATGTTAATTACTTAGCTTCTGCAATTACTTCAAAAGGGAAATTAACGATTACTTCTCTGTGTAATCTTATAGTAGCCTCGTAAGGACCTGCAACTTTTACATTTCCTCCTAAAATACTAATATACTTTTTATTAATACTTAAATTCGCTTCCTTCTGGATAGCTTCAGAAAGATCTGCGTTACTTACAGAACCAAATAATTTATTACCTGAACCTGCTTTTGCACTTATCTTAATTTCAACATCCTTAAGTTGATCTGCAACTTTTTGAGCATCATCAATAATCTTTTTCTCTTTGTATGCTCTTTGCTTTAAATTCTCTGCCAATACTTTTTTAGCAGAAATGGTAGCCAGAATTGCATGACCTTGTGGTATTAGGAAATTACGTCCGTAACCGTTCCTAACAGTTACCACATCGTCTTTAAATCCTAAATTCTCTACGTCTTTCTTTAATATTAATTCCATGGTTACCTTCTTTTATTTTAATAAATCTGCTACGTAAGGCATTAAAGCTAAGTGACGAGATCTTTTAATAGCTACAGACACTTTTCTTTGATACTTTAATGAGGTTCCGGTTAACCTTCTTGGTAAAATTTTTCCTTGCTCATTTACCAACTTCAATAAAAAATCTGGATCTTTATAATCGATATACTTGATACCAGACTTTTTGAAACGACAATATTTCTTTGTCTTATTGGTCTCTATGTTAAGTGGGGTAAGATATCTAATCTCACCGTCTTTTTTTCCTTTTGCTTGTTGCTCTATAGATGACATAATTACTAAGCTTTTTCGTTAAGTTTTTTTCTTCTTTTCTCCGCCCAAGCAATTGCATGTTTATCCAACTTCACAGTTAGGTAACGCATGATACGCTCGTCACGTCTAAATTCTAATTCGAATGGCTCAATTGCTTCTCCGGCAACTTTAAATTCAAAAAGGTGGTAAAATCCACTTTTTTTGTTTTGGATTGGATACGCTAATTTTTTTAGCCCCCAATCTTCTTTTGATACAAACTCCGCCCCTTTAGCGGTTAAGAAATCTTCAAACTTCTTAACTGTTTCCTTTATCTGGGTGTCAGATAAAACGGGATTAAGAATGAAAACAGTTTCGTAATGATTCATAATCTGAATATTATTATTAAATTTTTAAGGGTGCAAAAGTAGAATTAAATATTGAAATTACAAAACCCCTTATTAAAATTTCGATGAAGGTAGGAGAAAAACACCCTTTATTCCACATTTTTTCCCTATTTCACAACATTTTCTTTGCTTCACCTTCCTTTTTTCACTAAAATTGTACAGTACAAATTTCCAACCAGTTAGCTACTATAAAAAATGAAGATGAATTGTATTATTGTTGACGACTCTAGCATACAGCGAATGTCTGTAGCAAGATTGATAAAGAACCACCCGATGTTAAACTTGGTTGCGGAATACAGTAACGCAATCGAAGCCCGTAACGGACTCAAAAATCAGAAAATAGATCTTATATTTTTAGATATAGAAATGCCGGTTATTAATGGTTTTGATCTCTTGGAAGCCTTAGAGGAGCCACCACAGGTAATACTTATTACTGGTAGTGCCCAATACGCCCTTAAAGCGTTTGATTATGACGTAACAGATTACCTCCATAAACCAATAACCCAAGAAAGATTTGAAGCTTCGGTTAAAAGAGCACAAGACAATTTTAAACTGAAAGTAGCCTCCAAAGAGGACGACGAGCATATCTTCGTGAAAAGTAATTTAAAAAAGCGTAAAGTATTTTTAAATGAAATTAACTGGGTGGAAGCCTTGGGAGACTATATTAAATTGGTGACGGAAGAAGCCAATATTGTAATTCTTTCCACCATGAAATCTTTTGAAAAAGAATTGCCCGCCGATCGTTTTCTTAGAATACACAAGTCTTACATTGTTAACCTCGATAAAGTTGAAAAATTTAACAGTAAGAATGTGGAAGTTAATGGGAAGCAAATACCTTTGAGCAGGAACAAAAAACAGGAATTGTCTGAAGCGCTTAGCAGCAGCAACTCCTAACTAAAAATTTCCTAACTTTTTTGCAGTAGCGATATTTTATATTGCATACAATCTACTTCAATGCACCTTCGGTTTTTATAATTTTGGGCTTCACTAATATGCATCAACGTTATAAATCACCCTTACACTTCTATAGCTTGAAATAGCATTAAAGCTTTTATCTATTTTTTTAATTGCATCTTTTGTCTGCTTAACGGATTGATTGTACGGAATT from Galbibacter sp. BG1 harbors:
- a CDS encoding FAD-dependent oxidoreductase produces the protein MKNPELRTSRDQNPLSREAYPELSESFLRLIEKHSEEVSLSKDDILFDVGQDCYDFAYVKKGAVNIVDRSNDKTVVQIKEGHFLGEIGMLMGQKTFLAGIAAEDAVLLKIPQDKITNLVRINPEIGDAVVNAFAARRRLLMQWGEGGVVIIGKENRKGTTQLIEFVSRSKIPFRFIDESDSESLSELKQQCNVPKAETVVVIGHSTVLCDPNPLDLAGALGLDLVSDTDTLFDVLIVGAGPAGLAASIYGASEGLKVLVVEDTAIGGQAGTSSKIENYFGFPTGVSGGELAYKGEIQAIKFGARITTPRRAISLTKEEEIFHLGLNDERCVRGKSVILANGVQYRRLPIDRLEYFENRGIYYAATDLEAKYCIDSNVVVVVGGGNSAGQAAMFLCGFANHVYVVVRGDGLSATMSSYLTDRIEKDDRIDLLTHSEICALNGNDSLESIKLVNNKTGEYQEIQTKALFIMIGAVPNTSWLSDKICLDDKGFIYTDKKADSNASAFETSVAGVYAVGDIRSGSVKRVASAVGEGSVVISSVHQYLSK
- the hisS gene encoding histidine--tRNA ligase — encoded protein: MAQKPSIPKGTRDFTSVEVTKRNYIMDAIKRHFEVFGFLPIETPSFENSETLMGKYGDEGDRLIFKILNSGDFLSKVSDDLYTKKDALALTSKISEKALRYDLTVPFARYVVMHQNEIELPFKRYQIQPVWRADRPQKGRFREFFQCDADVVGSTSLWQEVEFVQLYDAVFNELGLKGITIKMNNRKILSGIAEVIGAKDKLIDFTVALDKLDKIGEEGVKNEMLEKGISETAIEKVQPLFSFQGSNKDKLESLSALLASSEEGMKGVEELNFIIDAIADLGLEQAVLDIDVTLARGLNYYTGAIFEVAAPKEVKMGSIGGGGRYDDLTGIFGLKNVSGVGISFGLDRIYLVLEELNLFPAEITENTKVLFINFGTKEAMYGMKAVKKLRQNGIKAELYPDDAKMKKQMNYANKRKIPFVVLAGTKEMEEETYTLKNMISGEQEEVSFLEMSEKVR
- a CDS encoding DUF6495 family protein, with protein sequence MKYRRLTKEQLEEMHPEFINFLAAQSITADEWETIKKEKPNVAEDEIDVFSDLVWEGVLGKVAYLENITATEMHLFHLAEKEMSLIAVRVHQPGVDLTTEPGFEWFKKNFLTDAVDMMTAKKAYSEDKNKDKFQLIEKGAVITKGELFRYFDDIIEIE
- a CDS encoding TonB-dependent receptor translates to MKKLLLFTLFVVIAANAGLAQVTTANIKGIVVDTQNEPLPGASVVAIHTPTGTKYGGATNFDGRFNLLNLRIGGPYTVTISYIGFQTQEITDVYLDLGQTTELDVVMADDSQQLDEVVVTGDSSGTFDGDRTGAETSVGRRELTRLPTISRSAQDFTRLEPSAASDGSFGGRNDQFNNFSLDGAIFNNPFGLDAATPGGQTDSQPISLDAIEQIQVSIAPYDVTQSGFTGASVNAVTKSGTNEFYGTVYGFFRNEDLTGGKVNGEDVIKPKLEQNQYGISIGGPIVKDKLFFFANFEKDERTDLGTFGFIPNTGSGAVNESRVSENDLIMVQDALAGLGYDTGRYEGFTFGAESTKGILKLDWNINDSNRLAFIYNFLDAYKEKPAHPTALGIRGPSASTLQFENSGYRINNNIQSFQLELNSTISDKVVNKLQSGYTHFDDFRDPLSTPAPSILIEQNGANYIVAGHEPFSINNTLDQKVYQITNNTNIFLGDHNLTVGFSMEKFEFDNSFNLGYYGGTFGFDINGEVRNFNNVQEFLDNAQPGGLIDNLIQGAQGTFDALNASDGWSLAETNVGQLSFYAQDEWNITDDFKLTYGVRFDKPLYFDTKDKIQENIDRKGTYMPEIVYFDPETKQETTLNSLELPNNDFLISPRLGFNWDVKGDNSFKIRGGSGIFTGRFPFVWLGNQVQGVDFFFYQVVDPDFKWPQVWRNSLGADYKFENGLVLTTDVSYTKDVNGIHVQNWGLMDPSENLNAPGDNREYYANSDKGNNAYVLTNNDEGRVWNATFKAQKFFNSGFFASLAYNYLDAKDVNSIEAEITGDAFDFNPVVGDANRAVLSNSRYGDTHRFIGVVSKRFSYGKDKWATTISAFGEFAQGGRFNYTYAGNINNDSSFQNNDLIYIPTSEEVQQMRFDDQGPIAPEAQAAAYEGYIQQDEYLSENRGGYMERYGALSPWRSRIDLKILQDFNFKVAGDKTNTIQFSIDVLNFGNMLNSNWGVVETPRNVNPIAVTEIDANNVPTYSFDPSLTETFIPSSDINSRWQAQVGLRYIFN
- the rplI gene encoding 50S ribosomal protein L9 yields the protein MELILKKDVENLGFKDDVVTVRNGYGRNFLIPQGHAILATISAKKVLAENLKQRAYKEKKIIDDAQKVADQLKDVEIKISAKAGSGNKLFGSVSNADLSEAIQKEANLSINKKYISILGGNVKVAGPYEATIRLHREVIVNFPFEVIAEAK
- the rpsR gene encoding 30S ribosomal protein S18 produces the protein MSSIEQQAKGKKDGEIRYLTPLNIETNKTKKYCRFKKSGIKYIDYKDPDFLLKLVNEQGKILPRRLTGTSLKYQRKVSVAIKRSRHLALMPYVADLLK
- the rpsF gene encoding 30S ribosomal protein S6 — protein: MNHYETVFILNPVLSDTQIKETVKKFEDFLTAKGAEFVSKEDWGLKKLAYPIQNKKSGFYHLFEFKVAGEAIEPFELEFRRDERIMRYLTVKLDKHAIAWAEKRRKKLNEKA
- a CDS encoding LytR/AlgR family response regulator transcription factor, producing MKMNCIIVDDSSIQRMSVARLIKNHPMLNLVAEYSNAIEARNGLKNQKIDLIFLDIEMPVINGFDLLEALEEPPQVILITGSAQYALKAFDYDVTDYLHKPITQERFEASVKRAQDNFKLKVASKEDDEHIFVKSNLKKRKVFLNEINWVEALGDYIKLVTEEANIVILSTMKSFEKELPADRFLRIHKSYIVNLDKVEKFNSKNVEVNGKQIPLSRNKKQELSEALSSSNS